A region from the Halosolutus gelatinilyticus genome encodes:
- a CDS encoding 50S ribosomal protein L11: MAGTIEVLVPGGQANPGPPLGPELGPTPVDVQAVVQDINDQTAAFDGTEVPVTVEYEDDGSFEIEVGVPPTAALVKDEAGFDTGSGEPQEDFVADLSIEQVKTIAEQKSPDLLAYDTKNAAKEVVGTCASMGVTIEGEDAREFKEKVDAGEYDDVLVSEAEA, encoded by the coding sequence ATGGCTGGAACCATCGAAGTGCTCGTTCCGGGTGGCCAGGCCAACCCAGGCCCGCCGCTCGGTCCCGAGCTCGGACCGACGCCCGTCGACGTACAGGCGGTCGTCCAGGATATCAACGACCAGACGGCAGCGTTCGACGGCACCGAAGTCCCCGTCACCGTCGAGTACGAGGACGACGGCTCGTTCGAAATCGAAGTCGGCGTCCCCCCGACGGCCGCGCTGGTCAAGGACGAAGCCGGGTTCGACACCGGCAGCGGCGAACCCCAGGAGGACTTCGTCGCCGACCTCTCGATCGAACAGGTCAAGACGATCGCCGAGCAGAAGTCGCCCGACCTGCTCGCCTACGACACGAAAAACGCCGCGAAGGAGGTCGTTGGAACCTGCGCCTCGATGGGCGTCACCATCGAAGGCGAGGACGCCCGCGAGTTCAAGGAGAAGGTCGACGCCGGCGAGTACGACGACGTTCTTGTGAGCGAAGCGGAAGCGTAG
- a CDS encoding hydroxyacid-oxoacid transhydrogenase, whose amino-acid sequence MSYERSVSASEHELEPETVWHLQLPQLRVGRDSVEELGYQLADLGVEDGARGLLVTDETLADIGHVDRVTDNLEDAGYDVTVWDDAEREPSIENVDSCIEFVRETGDGEGYDFYVGFGGGSCIDVAKTTRAVIANGGEVLDYVAEPTGGGEPLTESGPPLVLMPTTAGTGAEISPVAILSVEEKDIKEGISSNHIRADAAVLDPAFTTTLPPEMTAKTAMDALGHAIEGYTTHRYDDLLRPTDPSERPVYAGRTGLTEMFSERAIRLLSNNVRTATHNGDDLDARSAMLKGALFGAIAGLTAGASLCHAMAYPVGNRYHTYHGETIAVLTPASTLGYNAASDPERFVEVGRMLGADVGGKSSRDAADEVKREYIRLQQDLNVIPSGLYDLAGITEEDVDWLATQTVETQQRLLRCNPRPVTKEDVVDIFRDALYNWE is encoded by the coding sequence ATGAGCTACGAGCGGTCGGTTTCCGCATCCGAACACGAACTCGAACCGGAGACCGTCTGGCACCTCCAGTTGCCCCAGCTCCGAGTGGGTCGCGACTCGGTCGAAGAGCTGGGATACCAGCTCGCGGATCTCGGGGTCGAAGACGGCGCCCGCGGCCTGCTCGTCACGGACGAGACGCTCGCCGACATCGGCCACGTCGATCGGGTGACCGATAACCTGGAGGACGCCGGCTACGACGTGACCGTCTGGGACGACGCCGAACGCGAGCCGTCGATCGAGAACGTCGACTCCTGTATCGAGTTCGTCCGCGAAACCGGGGACGGGGAGGGGTACGACTTCTACGTCGGCTTCGGCGGCGGCAGCTGTATCGACGTGGCCAAGACGACGCGCGCGGTGATCGCGAACGGCGGCGAGGTGCTCGATTACGTCGCGGAGCCGACCGGCGGCGGGGAGCCGCTGACCGAGTCCGGCCCGCCGCTCGTCCTCATGCCGACCACGGCCGGCACGGGCGCCGAGATCTCGCCCGTCGCGATCCTCTCGGTGGAGGAGAAGGACATTAAGGAAGGGATCTCGAGCAACCACATTCGGGCCGACGCGGCGGTCCTCGACCCGGCGTTCACCACGACGCTCCCGCCCGAGATGACGGCCAAGACGGCCATGGACGCCCTCGGACACGCCATCGAAGGCTACACGACCCACCGGTACGATGACCTCCTCAGGCCGACCGACCCGAGCGAACGACCGGTCTACGCCGGCCGCACGGGGCTCACCGAGATGTTCTCCGAGAGGGCTATTCGCCTGCTCTCGAACAACGTCCGGACGGCCACCCACAACGGTGACGATCTCGACGCTCGATCGGCGATGCTCAAGGGCGCGCTCTTCGGCGCGATCGCGGGTTTGACGGCCGGCGCAAGCCTCTGTCACGCGATGGCCTACCCGGTCGGGAACCGCTATCACACGTACCACGGGGAGACGATCGCGGTGCTGACGCCGGCGAGCACGCTCGGGTACAACGCCGCGAGCGATCCCGAACGATTCGTCGAGGTCGGCCGGATGCTCGGCGCGGACGTCGGCGGGAAGAGCTCCAGAGACGCCGCAGACGAAGTAAAGCGGGAGTACATCCGCCTCCAGCAGGACTTGAACGTGATCCCGAGCGGGCTGTACGACCTCGCCGGCATTACCGAGGAGGACGTCGACTGGCTCGCGACCCAGACCGTCGAGACCCAGCAGCGACTGCTCCGCTGCAATCCGCGTCCGGTGACGAAAGAAGACGTCGTGGACATCTTCCGGGACGCCCTGTACAACTGGGAGTGA
- a CDS encoding N-acyl homoserine lactonase family protein: protein MVNATIDVIDRGGLECDQNYMVEGQTLGTKAEPNPDLDYEEIPVWNLVIDHPEGTILWDTGSHHDALDGHWPEALAQAFYPHDAHEHRLDDDLERAGYDLDDIDYVFQTHLHLDHAGGLEFFDGTDVPVFVHEKEIKYAYYSAKTEKGSGAYILDDFDHGLNWRVLHRDCEQHFEDLEFVRFPGHTPGLTGTVIHLDDEGTIVFTGDQVYKAPNYEDEAPLGANLLWGKTEWRESLRRIKSIERRHDATVVYGHDAGQFEEIRDGWGR from the coding sequence ATGGTTAACGCGACTATCGACGTTATCGACCGCGGCGGACTGGAGTGCGATCAGAACTACATGGTGGAGGGTCAGACGCTCGGGACGAAAGCGGAGCCGAACCCCGATCTCGACTACGAGGAGATCCCGGTCTGGAACCTCGTCATCGATCATCCGGAGGGGACGATCCTCTGGGACACCGGCTCGCACCACGACGCCCTCGACGGCCACTGGCCGGAGGCGCTGGCGCAGGCGTTCTATCCGCACGACGCCCACGAGCACCGACTCGACGACGACTTAGAGCGGGCGGGCTACGACCTCGACGACATCGACTACGTGTTCCAGACGCACTTGCACCTCGATCACGCCGGCGGCCTGGAGTTCTTCGACGGGACCGACGTCCCCGTCTTCGTCCACGAGAAGGAGATCAAGTACGCCTACTACAGCGCCAAGACGGAGAAGGGAAGCGGCGCGTACATCCTCGACGACTTCGATCACGGCCTGAACTGGCGAGTACTACACCGCGACTGCGAGCAGCACTTCGAGGATCTCGAGTTCGTCCGATTTCCCGGCCACACCCCGGGGCTGACGGGGACGGTGATCCACCTCGACGACGAGGGTACGATCGTCTTCACGGGCGATCAGGTGTACAAAGCCCCCAACTACGAGGACGAGGCGCCGCTCGGGGCGAACCTCCTCTGGGGTAAGACGGAGTGGCGCGAGAGCCTGCGCCGGATCAAGTCGATCGAACGCCGTCACGACGCGACGGTGGTGTACGGTCACGACGCGGGCCAGTTCGAGGAGATCCGGGACGGGTGGGGACGATGA
- a CDS encoding HAD family hydrolase produces the protein MTIAVYFDLDGTLCSYTRPFDEQFAATVEPYGTPTDDAYEVYVDRLFEALGNCESDPYRRAFEAVAETIDLDATPATLARDHCETELDATAVPADAKLVFERVAETNPTGILTNGDGAQQRAKIDRHGLDDLVDEVIVSNDAGARKPDRRIFDLARERLPADDHVYVGDTYEEDIVGARSAGFRTVYVADDRGEDPVETGAADAVASSVDDLLDPSALPEAIQEPFAPSNPK, from the coding sequence ATGACGATCGCCGTCTACTTCGATCTCGACGGGACGCTCTGTTCGTACACCCGGCCGTTCGACGAGCAGTTCGCGGCGACCGTCGAACCGTACGGGACGCCGACGGACGACGCCTACGAGGTGTACGTCGATCGGCTGTTCGAGGCGCTCGGTAACTGCGAGTCCGATCCGTACCGCCGGGCGTTCGAGGCCGTCGCGGAGACGATCGATCTGGATGCGACGCCGGCGACGCTCGCGCGCGATCACTGCGAGACGGAACTCGACGCGACGGCCGTGCCGGCGGACGCGAAACTCGTGTTCGAACGCGTGGCGGAGACGAACCCGACGGGGATCCTGACGAACGGCGACGGCGCCCAACAGCGGGCGAAAATCGATCGACACGGCCTCGACGACCTGGTGGACGAGGTGATCGTCTCGAACGACGCCGGTGCGCGAAAGCCCGATCGGCGGATCTTCGACCTCGCGCGCGAGCGACTTCCGGCCGACGACCACGTCTACGTCGGCGACACGTACGAGGAGGATATCGTCGGCGCGCGATCGGCCGGCTTTCGGACGGTGTACGTGGCCGACGATCGGGGTGAAGACCCCGTCGAGACCGGCGCCGCTGACGCGGTCGCGTCGAGCGTCGACGACCTGCTCGATCCGAGCGCGCTCCCCGAGGCGATCCAGGAGCCGTTCGCGCCGTCGAACCCGAAGTAG
- a CDS encoding 50S ribosomal protein L10 gives MSAEAERKTENLPQWKKEEVGELADLIDDYESIGVVGIAGIPSKQLQDMRRGLHGTAELRVSRNTLQVRALEAADLGELVDHVDGQVGLVATDDNPFTLYKELEASKTPAPINEGEVAPNEIVIPEGDTGVDPGPFVGELQQIGANARIEDGSIQVMEDSTVLEAGEEVSADLANVLNELGIEPKEVGLDLRAVVADGVLFDPEDLDIDIEAYESDVATAAARARNLSVNASYPTEATAPTLIAKATGEAKSLGLHAAIEDEDLMPDLVSKADAQLRALAARIDDEEALPEELQDVEAPAAEPAAAEDEDESDDEQDDAEADDADTDDDDEDDGDGAEGLGAMFG, from the coding sequence ATGAGCGCAGAGGCCGAACGCAAGACCGAGAACCTTCCTCAGTGGAAGAAAGAGGAGGTCGGTGAGCTCGCCGACCTGATCGACGACTACGAGAGCATCGGGGTCGTCGGGATCGCCGGAATTCCGTCGAAGCAGCTCCAGGACATGCGCCGCGGCCTCCACGGCACGGCCGAGTTGCGCGTCAGCCGTAACACGCTGCAGGTCCGCGCGCTGGAGGCGGCCGACCTCGGAGAGCTCGTCGACCACGTCGACGGGCAGGTCGGTCTGGTCGCGACGGACGATAACCCCTTCACGCTCTACAAGGAACTCGAGGCGTCGAAGACGCCCGCACCGATCAACGAGGGCGAGGTCGCCCCGAACGAGATCGTCATCCCCGAGGGTGACACCGGGGTCGATCCCGGCCCGTTCGTCGGCGAGCTCCAGCAGATCGGAGCGAACGCGCGCATCGAGGACGGTTCGATTCAGGTTATGGAGGACTCGACGGTGCTGGAAGCCGGCGAGGAAGTCTCTGCGGACCTGGCGAACGTCCTCAACGAGCTCGGAATCGAGCCCAAGGAAGTCGGGCTCGACCTGCGCGCCGTCGTCGCCGACGGCGTGCTCTTCGACCCCGAGGACCTCGACATCGACATCGAGGCCTACGAGAGCGACGTCGCGACGGCCGCCGCTCGCGCCCGGAACCTCTCCGTCAACGCGAGCTACCCGACCGAAGCGACCGCGCCCACGCTCATCGCGAAGGCCACGGGCGAGGCCAAGAGCCTCGGCCTGCACGCCGCGATCGAGGACGAAGACCTGATGCCGGACCTCGTCAGCAAGGCCGACGCGCAGCTGCGCGCGCTCGCGGCCCGGATCGACGACGAGGAGGCCCTGCCTGAGGAACTGCAGGACGTCGAGGCGCCCGCCGCCGAACCGGCGGCCGCCGAGGACGAAGACGAATCGGACGATGAACAGGACGACGCCGAGGCCGACGACGCCGACACCGACGATGACGACGAAGACGACGGTGACGGCGCCGAAGGGCTCGGCGCGATGTTCGGATAA
- a CDS encoding NADH:flavin oxidoreductase/NADH oxidase, which translates to MPELLSPLPLRDLEVPNRIAVSPMCQYSCDRDGLATEWHRVHLGSRAVGGAGIVMTEATAVSPRGRISAHDLGIWSDEHAAALEPIAEFVRDQGAVPAIQLAHAGHKASKTRPWEGNVPLPPDDERGWEVLSPSPDAYPPFDGDRPAMKKADADDIQGVIDRYRAAAERSLDAGFRIAEVHAAHGYLLHEFLSPVTNRREDDHGGSFEDRSRLVREVTAAVRDVWPDDWPVFVRISGTDWLDDRESWDIEDSARLAGDLAALGADLIDVSSGGVHPDQAPPVGPNYQVPLAEEIRDRTDVAVGAVGGITEPEQADALIRNGRADLVLVGREFLRDPYFGLRANDTLDGDGEWPIQYRRAVR; encoded by the coding sequence ATGCCAGAGCTGCTCTCTCCGCTACCGCTTCGCGATCTCGAGGTGCCGAACCGCATCGCCGTCTCGCCGATGTGCCAGTACTCCTGCGATCGCGACGGCCTCGCGACGGAGTGGCACCGCGTCCACCTCGGCAGCCGCGCCGTCGGGGGCGCCGGAATCGTGATGACGGAGGCCACCGCGGTGAGCCCTCGCGGTCGGATCTCCGCTCACGACCTCGGTATCTGGAGCGACGAGCACGCGGCCGCGCTCGAACCGATCGCTGAGTTCGTTCGCGACCAGGGAGCGGTGCCGGCGATTCAACTCGCCCACGCAGGTCACAAGGCGAGCAAGACCCGGCCGTGGGAGGGGAACGTCCCCCTTCCTCCCGACGACGAGCGGGGCTGGGAAGTCCTCTCGCCGTCGCCCGACGCCTACCCGCCATTCGACGGCGATCGACCCGCGATGAAAAAAGCCGACGCGGACGATATCCAGGGCGTGATCGACCGCTACCGGGCGGCGGCCGAGCGATCACTCGACGCGGGCTTTCGGATCGCCGAGGTCCACGCGGCCCACGGTTACCTTCTCCACGAGTTCCTCTCGCCGGTGACGAACCGCCGCGAGGACGACCACGGCGGCAGCTTCGAGGACCGATCGCGGCTGGTCCGTGAGGTGACCGCGGCGGTTCGTGACGTCTGGCCCGACGACTGGCCCGTCTTCGTCCGCATCTCCGGCACCGACTGGCTCGACGATCGGGAGTCGTGGGATATCGAGGATTCGGCCCGGCTCGCGGGCGATCTCGCGGCGCTGGGCGCGGACCTGATCGACGTCAGTTCGGGCGGCGTCCACCCCGACCAGGCGCCGCCCGTCGGCCCGAACTACCAGGTGCCGCTCGCCGAAGAGATCCGCGATCGGACGGATGTCGCGGTCGGCGCCGTCGGCGGGATCACCGAACCCGAGCAGGCCGACGCGTTGATTCGCAACGGCCGGGCGGACCTCGTTCTCGTCGGACGGGAGTTCCTCCGCGATCCATACTTCGGGTTGCGCGCGAACGACACCCTCGACGGCGACGGCGAGTGGCCGATCCAGTACCGCCGTGCCGTTCGCTGA
- a CDS encoding thioredoxin family protein has protein sequence MVLQESETELDAGDAAPEFELEGTDGETYALEHFADNEALLLVFTCNHCPYAKAKFDLLNDLAAEYDDVAVVGINANDAEEYPDDSFEKMREYVEDGTIQYDAYLRDESQDVAREYGAVCTPDPFLFENSAAPRAADSRPAEPRDDDGEFRLAYQGRLDDALNPEDEPTRFHIREAIESVLAGESVDLEWKPSQGCSIKWRDE, from the coding sequence ATGGTCCTGCAAGAATCCGAGACCGAACTCGACGCCGGCGACGCGGCGCCCGAGTTCGAGCTCGAGGGCACCGACGGCGAGACGTACGCGCTCGAGCACTTCGCCGACAACGAGGCGCTGTTGCTGGTTTTCACCTGTAACCACTGCCCGTACGCGAAGGCGAAGTTCGACCTGCTAAACGACCTCGCGGCGGAGTACGACGACGTGGCGGTCGTCGGGATCAACGCCAACGACGCCGAGGAGTACCCCGACGACTCGTTCGAGAAGATGCGGGAGTACGTCGAGGACGGCACGATCCAGTACGACGCATACCTGCGCGACGAGAGCCAGGACGTCGCCAGGGAATACGGCGCGGTGTGCACGCCCGACCCCTTCCTGTTCGAGAACAGCGCGGCGCCACGCGCCGCGGATAGTCGACCGGCGGAGCCGCGAGACGACGACGGGGAGTTTCGGCTCGCCTACCAGGGCCGTCTCGACGACGCTCTGAACCCCGAAGACGAACCGACCCGGTTCCATATCCGAGAGGCGATCGAGTCCGTGCTCGCCGGCGAGTCAGTCGATCTCGAGTGGAAGCCCTCGCAGGGCTGTTCGATCAAGTGGCGCGACGAGTAG
- a CDS encoding tripartite tricarboxylate transporter permease, which translates to MAAASASIEVVAEPRLALQLLAWILAGTVLGGCSGLVPGLHANNFALLLAGAAPSVPGPPLFVGCAMLAAGVVHTFLNAVPAMALGVPDAEMAVTALPGHRLVIEGRGYEAVRLSAVGSLLAVLAAIPLAIPVTWAMTAAYPTIRSSLPLLLTMVVVALVAAERSWRARVGGLLSFALAAGLGALTLDLSPDAPLDAGGMLAPLFAGLFGAPVLLDAIRGGGIPVQDGAAIALPRRAVVVTAVAGAFAGAIVGYIPGISAAIAAVAVLVVVPADAGDRGYIVATSGVDTANTIFALFALVAIGQPRTGVMVAFESVNAPLKLPVLLAAVALAGLIGFVLVCTLGDAYLELVGRLSYRKISGTVLGLLVVLSYLFTGPLGVLVFGAAAAIGMVPVRLRARRVHLMGVLIGPLLFGR; encoded by the coding sequence ATGGCCGCCGCATCCGCGTCGATCGAGGTCGTTGCCGAGCCGCGGCTGGCGCTCCAACTCCTGGCGTGGATCCTCGCGGGAACGGTCCTGGGGGGTTGCAGCGGGCTCGTTCCCGGCCTGCACGCGAACAACTTCGCCCTCCTGCTCGCGGGCGCGGCGCCGTCGGTTCCCGGCCCGCCGCTGTTCGTCGGTTGCGCGATGCTCGCCGCTGGCGTCGTCCACACGTTCCTCAACGCCGTCCCCGCGATGGCGCTCGGCGTGCCCGACGCGGAGATGGCTGTCACCGCGCTCCCCGGCCACCGGCTGGTGATCGAGGGCCGCGGCTACGAAGCCGTTCGCCTGTCGGCGGTGGGGAGCCTGCTGGCCGTCCTCGCGGCGATACCGCTGGCGATCCCCGTAACGTGGGCCATGACCGCGGCGTATCCGACGATCCGATCGTCCTTACCGCTCCTGCTGACGATGGTCGTCGTCGCGCTCGTCGCCGCGGAGCGATCGTGGCGCGCCCGCGTGGGCGGACTGCTCTCCTTCGCCCTCGCCGCCGGACTCGGTGCGCTCACGCTCGATCTCTCGCCCGACGCGCCGCTCGACGCCGGCGGGATGCTCGCGCCGCTGTTCGCCGGATTGTTCGGCGCGCCCGTCTTGCTCGACGCGATCCGTGGCGGCGGCATCCCGGTCCAGGACGGAGCGGCGATCGCGCTTCCCCGCCGTGCGGTCGTCGTCACGGCCGTCGCCGGCGCGTTCGCGGGAGCGATCGTCGGCTACATCCCGGGAATTTCCGCCGCGATCGCCGCGGTCGCGGTCCTCGTCGTCGTCCCCGCGGACGCCGGCGATCGGGGATATATCGTCGCGACGAGCGGCGTCGATACGGCTAACACGATCTTCGCCCTGTTCGCGCTGGTCGCGATCGGCCAGCCCCGGACGGGCGTGATGGTCGCCTTCGAGAGCGTGAACGCGCCGCTTAAACTCCCCGTGTTGCTCGCGGCCGTCGCGCTCGCGGGGCTGATCGGGTTCGTGCTCGTGTGCACGCTCGGGGACGCGTATCTGGAACTCGTCGGGCGGCTGTCGTACCGGAAGATTTCGGGTACCGTGCTGGGGCTGCTCGTCGTGCTCTCGTACCTGTTCACTGGCCCGCTCGGCGTGCTCGTCTTCGGCGCGGCGGCGGCGATCGGGATGGTTCCGGTTCGATTGCGTGCTCGCCGCGTCCACCTGATGGGGGTGTTGATCGGGCCGCTGCTGTTCGGTCGCTAA
- a CDS encoding BtpA/SgcQ family protein, which translates to MVTIPRLESLFDADRPVVGMVHLPPLPGAPAWDGDRDAVRTRMLEDARRLVDGGVDGLIVENFGDAPFYPDNVPTHVVTELTALATDLTDAVDVPVGVNVLRNDAAAALSIAAAADAEFVRANVHVGAAATDQGLIEGRAHETVRLRDRIDAPVAILADVHVKHAAPIGADDIERAAIETVERGRADGVIVSGSGTGDETVLEDVERVADALSNVDRSAPVFVGSGVTAETIGECFAAGADGAIVGTALKAAGETTNPVSEDRVRRVVAASRNGD; encoded by the coding sequence ATGGTCACGATCCCTCGACTCGAGTCGCTGTTCGACGCCGATCGCCCGGTCGTCGGCATGGTACACCTGCCGCCGTTGCCGGGCGCGCCGGCGTGGGACGGCGATCGAGACGCCGTCCGCACCCGGATGCTCGAAGACGCCCGCCGGCTGGTGGACGGCGGTGTCGACGGCCTCATCGTCGAGAACTTCGGCGACGCGCCGTTCTACCCCGACAACGTTCCGACGCACGTCGTGACGGAGCTGACGGCGCTCGCGACCGACCTGACCGACGCTGTCGACGTCCCCGTCGGGGTCAACGTCCTCAGAAACGACGCGGCGGCGGCGCTCTCGATCGCCGCCGCGGCCGACGCCGAGTTCGTGCGGGCGAACGTCCACGTCGGCGCGGCCGCGACTGACCAGGGCCTCATCGAGGGCCGAGCGCACGAAACCGTTCGCCTCCGCGATCGGATCGACGCGCCGGTCGCGATCCTCGCCGACGTCCACGTCAAGCACGCTGCCCCGATCGGCGCGGACGATATCGAACGGGCGGCGATCGAGACCGTCGAACGCGGCCGGGCCGACGGCGTGATCGTCTCCGGATCGGGCACGGGCGACGAAACCGTGCTCGAGGACGTCGAACGGGTCGCCGACGCGCTCTCGAACGTCGACCGATCGGCCCCCGTGTTCGTCGGCAGCGGCGTGACCGCCGAAACGATCGGCGAGTGCTTCGCGGCCGGCGCGGACGGCGCGATCGTCGGCACGGCGCTCAAAGCGGCCGGCGAGACGACGAATCCGGTTTCGGAGGACCGCGTGCGCCGAGTCGTCGCCGCTTCCCGGAACGGCGACTGA
- the cutA gene encoding divalent-cation tolerance protein CutA has protein sequence MPTVYITAPPDEADAIAERLVEERLAACVNQVPTTSTYRWEGEIHRDEEAVLLAKTTDDAYDDLVDRLAEIHPYDVPCIERFDETHVLDSFATWRSETVD, from the coding sequence ATGCCGACCGTATACATCACGGCGCCGCCGGACGAGGCTGACGCGATCGCCGAGCGACTGGTCGAAGAGCGGCTCGCGGCCTGCGTCAACCAGGTACCGACCACCTCGACCTACCGCTGGGAGGGCGAGATTCACCGCGACGAGGAGGCGGTGTTGCTCGCGAAGACGACCGACGACGCCTACGACGACTTGGTCGATCGACTCGCGGAGATCCACCCCTACGACGTGCCGTGTATCGAGCGATTCGACGAGACGCACGTCCTCGACTCGTTCGCCACCTGGCGATCGGAAACCGTCGACTGA
- a CDS encoding 50S ribosomal protein L1, whose amino-acid sequence MADSDIETAVTRALEDAPDRNFTETVDLAINLRDLDLNEPSNRVDESVVLPSGTGQETQIVVIAEGETAVRAEEVADQVLSEDDVADLDDDEAKDLADETDFFIAEEAIMQDIARHLGTILGPRGKMPDPLSPDEDVIETVNRLKNTVQIRSRDRRTFHTRVGAEDMGAEEIADNIDVILRRLHADLEKGPQNIDSVYVKTTMGPSVEVA is encoded by the coding sequence ATGGCAGATTCGGATATCGAAACCGCAGTAACTCGCGCACTCGAGGATGCGCCCGATCGGAACTTCACCGAGACGGTAGACCTCGCGATCAATCTGCGCGACCTTGACCTGAACGAACCGTCGAACCGTGTTGACGAGTCCGTCGTCCTGCCGTCCGGAACCGGCCAGGAGACACAGATCGTCGTCATCGCCGAGGGAGAAACCGCCGTCCGCGCCGAAGAGGTTGCGGACCAGGTGCTCTCGGAGGACGACGTGGCCGATCTGGACGACGACGAGGCCAAAGACCTCGCAGACGAGACGGACTTCTTCATCGCCGAAGAGGCGATAATGCAAGACATCGCCCGGCACCTGGGTACCATCCTCGGTCCCCGGGGGAAGATGCCGGACCCGCTCTCGCCAGACGAGGACGTCATCGAGACCGTCAACCGGCTCAAGAACACCGTGCAGATCCGCTCTCGCGACCGCCGCACGTTCCACACGCGCGTCGGCGCGGAGGACATGGGCGCCGAGGAGATCGCCGACAACATCGACGTCATCCTCCGGCGCCTGCACGCCGATCTCGAGAAGGGCCCCCAGAACATCGACTCCGTCTACGTGAAGACGACGATGGGCCCGTCCGTGGAGGTGGCCTAA
- the rpl12p gene encoding 50S ribosomal protein P1 encodes MEYVYAALILNETGEEINEDNLTDVLDAAGVDVEESRVKALVAALEDVDIDEAVSEAAAVPAGGAAAGGAAAGGEDEEEAEETSDVPDTTDEDEDDDEDDDAGGEGLGELFG; translated from the coding sequence ATGGAATACGTTTACGCTGCACTCATCCTGAACGAAACGGGCGAAGAGATCAACGAAGACAACCTGACCGACGTGCTCGACGCTGCCGGCGTCGACGTCGAAGAGTCCCGCGTCAAGGCGCTCGTCGCCGCGCTCGAGGACGTCGACATCGACGAGGCCGTCTCCGAGGCCGCCGCCGTCCCCGCCGGCGGTGCCGCCGCAGGTGGTGCCGCGGCCGGCGGCGAAGACGAGGAAGAGGCCGAAGAGACCAGCGACGTCCCGGACACGACGGACGAGGACGAAGACGACGACGAAGACGACGACGCCGGCGGCGAGGGCCTCGGCGAGCTCTTCGGCTAA
- a CDS encoding HEWD family protein: protein MSAQLRKPTARSCERCSRAEKWDEDVEAWQIARDDGEKQVGNPHCIHEWDINGAFNPVTGAINGK, encoded by the coding sequence ATGAGCGCACAGTTACGGAAGCCAACCGCACGCTCCTGTGAGCGGTGCAGTCGAGCGGAGAAATGGGACGAGGACGTAGAGGCCTGGCAGATCGCCCGCGACGACGGTGAGAAGCAAGTCGGCAATCCCCACTGCATCCACGAGTGGGACATCAACGGCGCGTTCAATCCCGTCACCGGGGCCATCAACGGCAAGTGA